From a region of the Mercurialis annua linkage group LG1-X, ddMerAnnu1.2, whole genome shotgun sequence genome:
- the LOC126683295 gene encoding protein TIC 100 isoform X2 has translation MTNTPQNPFQQPQENEEDYQEQEPEQDPDANNQSYSSSDSDSDSDYDYDYDYTPGQDATSSYTRPGDEPPPSDNTPAINIARFSQVLDSEDMKESEEEEEKKYEYYEDLFNFPEDKENWKEEDLLELWADAPLEMTKPGWDPVWADEEDWEIMRKEAKEGRDPPIAPFYLPYRPPYPVIPDNHYDISNPKAVIEELDRIEEFLTWVSYIFRDGSSYEGTVWDDLAHGKGVYVAEQGLVRYEGEWRRNNMEGHGVVEVDIPDIEPVPGSKLEAQMRAEGHIISRDFMSPEDREWLEMDIEDSIALAGGEYEIPFYENDEWVKQFGSKPEKGRYRYAGEWKQGRMHGCGVYEVNERVIFGRFYFGEFVDEATDCDEDISALHSGLAEVAAAKARMFANKPDGMVREERGPYSDPQHPYFYEEDDVWMAPGFVNQFYEVPDYWKRYVHDVDQEREMWLNSFYKAPLRLPMPSELEHWWSKDEEPEFIILNKEPEPDPEDPSKLIYTEDPVILHTKTGRIINYVEDEEHGIRLFYQPPLKDGEDLDIEKVEFLPLGFDEFYGKETVVKKENFWQRVLTSVENTCKPVLENLEKWTEEKKKTSEMKIKLLEEERALAEAELALEEAIEDMDDELKMQEEEEEEEKAAELDLLEKEDISTLPTQAQKPINEEEEGAEEEEEEEDEDDAAPSSFGSVVQDGDPTKRDQKEKKPGESPFSSCTLSLPSCTFLSAIPSGIQRSFSAWKNRLPQKPYLDLPAEVSFPTRIGQKGSLRAKGCTNEKLGLSHYSNGNVSQLRSLSRILSNSSAYENPKRRLKMPLRQENRIWLHTAPVGDLDKLLSLHSQVCSSESHTETTICEQSFSIFKG, from the exons ATGACCAACACTCCCCAAAACCCATTTCAACAACCACAAGAAAACGAAGAAGATTACCAAGAACAAGAACCTGAACAAGACCCAGATGCTAACAACCAATCTTATTCCTCTTCTGATTCCGATTCCGATTCTGATTACGACTACGACTATGACTACACCCCAGGTCAAGACGCAACTTCCTCCTACACCAGACCCGGAGACGAGCCGCCGCCGTCCGACAACACGCCGGCCATAAACATAGCAAGATTTTCCCAGGTTCTAGACAGCGAAGATATGAAAGAaagtgaagaagaagaggaaaaaaAGTACGAATATTACGAAGATTTGTTCAATTTTCCCGAAGATAAAGAGAATTGGAAAGAAGAAGATTTGTTGGAGCTTTGGGCGGATGCTCCATTGGAGATGACTAAACCGGGCTGGGACCCGGTTTGGGCTGATGAGGAAGACTGGGAGATTATGAGGAAAGAAGCTAAAGAGGGGAGGGACCCGCCAATTGCTCCCTTTTATTTGCCCTATAGACCGCCTTATCCTGTAATTCCTGATAACCACTATGATATTTCTAATCCTAAAGCTGTTATTGAGGAATTGGATCGAATTGAGGAGTTTCTCACTTGGGTTAGCTACATTTTCCGCGATGGAAGCTC GTATGAAGGCACTGTTTGGGATGACTTGGCTCATGGCAAGGGTGTATATGTTGCTGAACAAGGACTAGTCAG GTATGAAGGTGAATGGCGTCGGAACAATATGGAAGGCCATGGAGTTGTTGAAGTTGATATACCTGACATAGAGCCAGTGCCAGGTTCCAA GCTTGAAGCACAGATGCGCGCTGAAGGGCATATAATATCAAGAGATTTTATGTCCCCCGAGGATAGAGAATGGCTGGAGATGGATATTGAAGATAGCATTGCTTTGGCTGGGGGAGAGTATGAAATACCATTTTATGAAAATGATGAGTGGGTCAAACAGTTTGGGAGTAAACC GGAAAAAGGTCGGTACCGATATGCTGGCGAATGGAAGCAAGGCAGAATGCATGGATGCGGCGTCTATGAAGTGAATGAGCGTGTAATTTTT GGTAGGTTTTACTTCGGAGAGTTTGTTGACGAGGCAACCGACTGCGATGAGGACATTTCAGCG TTGCATTCAGGATTAGCAGAAGTAGCTGCTGCTAAGGCTCGAATGTTTGCTAACAAACCAGATGGAA TGGTCAGGGAAGAGAGAGGTCCCTATAGTGATCCTCAACACCCCTATTTTTACGAGGAAGACGATGTGTGGATGGCACCGGGTTTTGTGAACCAATTCTATGAA GTTCCTGATTATTGGAAAAGATATGTGCATGATGTGGACCAGGAAAGAGAAATGTGGTTAAATTCCTTCTATAAAGCTCCTCTTAGATTACCTATGCCGTCTGAGCTCGAGCATTGGTGGTCAAAAG ATGAAGAACCAGAATTTATTATTCTTAACAAGGAACCTGAACCTGATCCTGAAGACCCATCAAAGCTCATATATACTGAAGATCCTGTCATCCTGCATACCAAAACTGGACGAATAATAAATTATGTGGAGGATGAGGAACATGGTATACGCCTGTTTTATCAACCACCTCTAAAAGATGGAGAAGATTTGGATATTGAGAAGGTCGAGTTCTTACCCCTAGGTTTTGATGAATTTTACGGAAAAGAGACGGTGGTGAAGAAGGAAAACTTCTGGCAGCGAGTTCTAACTTCAGTGGAAAATACATGCAAGCCGGTGCTTGAAAACCTTGAGAAATGGACCGAGGAGAAGAAAAAAACTAGTGAGATGAAAATAAAGCTGCTTGAAGAAGAACGTGCACTGGCTGAGGCCGAATTGGCTCTAGAAGAGGCGATTGAGGACATGGATGATGAGTTGAAGATGcaagaggaagaggaagaggaagagaAGGCTGCGGAATTGGATTTGCTGGAGAAAGAGGATATTTCTACATTACCAACTCAAGCTCAGAAACCTATAAACGAAGAGGAAGAAGGGgctgaagaagaggaagaggaagaagatgaggaTGATGCTGCACCATCGAGTTTTGGATCTGTAGTCCAAGATGGGGACCCCACAAAGCGTGATCAGAAGGAAAAGAAACCTGGAGAATCTCCTTTCTCGTCATGTACACTGTCACTGCCTTCTTGTACCTTTCTTTCAGCT ATTCCTTCTGGCATACAAAGATCATTTTCGGCTTGGAAGAACAGATTGCCTCAAAAACCATATCTCGACTTGCCTGCAGAA GTCAGCTTTCCCACCCGCATTGGCCAAAAGGGAAGCTTAAGGGCAAAAGGTTGTACTAATGAGAAGTTAGGATTAAGTCACTACTCGAATGGAAATGTGTCTCAGTTACGATCCTTATCTCGGATTCTCTCGAATTCCTCAGCTTATGAAAATCCAAAAAGGAGGCTAAAGATGCCTCTGAGACAAGAGAACCGTATTTGGCTGCATACAGCACCGGTGGGCGATTTGGACAAACTTTTGTCATTGCACAGCCAAGTGTGTTCCTCAGAATCACATACTGAAACAACCATTTGTGAGCAGtctttttctatctttaaagGTTAG
- the LOC126683295 gene encoding protein TIC 100 isoform X1 translates to MTNTPQNPFQQPQENEEDYQEQEPEQDPDANNQSYSSSDSDSDSDYDYDYDYTPGQDATSSYTRPGDEPPPSDNTPAINIARFSQVLDSEDMKESEEEEEKKYEYYEDLFNFPEDKENWKEEDLLELWADAPLEMTKPGWDPVWADEEDWEIMRKEAKEGRDPPIAPFYLPYRPPYPVIPDNHYDISNPKAVIEELDRIEEFLTWVSYIFRDGSSYEGTVWDDLAHGKGVYVAEQGLVRYEGEWRRNNMEGHGVVEVDIPDIEPVPGSKLEAQMRAEGHIISRDFMSPEDREWLEMDIEDSIALAGGEYEIPFYENDEWVKQFGSKPEKGRYRYAGEWKQGRMHGCGVYEVNERVIFGRFYFGEFVDEATDCDEDISALHSGLAEVAAAKARMFANKPDGMVREERGPYSDPQHPYFYEEDDVWMAPGFVNQFYEVPDYWKRYVHDVDQEREMWLNSFYKAPLRLPMPSELEHWWSKDEEPEFIILNKEPEPDPEDPSKLIYTEDPVILHTKTGRIINYVEDEEHGIRLFYQPPLKDGEDLDIEKVEFLPLGFDEFYGKETVVKKENFWQRVLTSVENTCKPVLENLEKWTEEKKKTSEMKIKLLEEERALAEAELALEEAIEDMDDELKMQEEEEEEEKAAELDLLEKEDISTLPTQAQKPINEEEEGAEEEEEEEDEDDAAPSSFGSVVQDGDPTKRDQKEKKPGESPFSSCTLSLPSCTFLSAIPSGIQRSFSAWKNRLPQKPYLDLPAESHDVLSVRVGSVSFPTRIGQKGSLRAKGCTNEKLGLSHYSNGNVSQLRSLSRILSNSSAYENPKRRLKMPLRQENRIWLHTAPVGDLDKLLSLHSQVCSSESHTETTICEQSFSIFKG, encoded by the exons ATGACCAACACTCCCCAAAACCCATTTCAACAACCACAAGAAAACGAAGAAGATTACCAAGAACAAGAACCTGAACAAGACCCAGATGCTAACAACCAATCTTATTCCTCTTCTGATTCCGATTCCGATTCTGATTACGACTACGACTATGACTACACCCCAGGTCAAGACGCAACTTCCTCCTACACCAGACCCGGAGACGAGCCGCCGCCGTCCGACAACACGCCGGCCATAAACATAGCAAGATTTTCCCAGGTTCTAGACAGCGAAGATATGAAAGAaagtgaagaagaagaggaaaaaaAGTACGAATATTACGAAGATTTGTTCAATTTTCCCGAAGATAAAGAGAATTGGAAAGAAGAAGATTTGTTGGAGCTTTGGGCGGATGCTCCATTGGAGATGACTAAACCGGGCTGGGACCCGGTTTGGGCTGATGAGGAAGACTGGGAGATTATGAGGAAAGAAGCTAAAGAGGGGAGGGACCCGCCAATTGCTCCCTTTTATTTGCCCTATAGACCGCCTTATCCTGTAATTCCTGATAACCACTATGATATTTCTAATCCTAAAGCTGTTATTGAGGAATTGGATCGAATTGAGGAGTTTCTCACTTGGGTTAGCTACATTTTCCGCGATGGAAGCTC GTATGAAGGCACTGTTTGGGATGACTTGGCTCATGGCAAGGGTGTATATGTTGCTGAACAAGGACTAGTCAG GTATGAAGGTGAATGGCGTCGGAACAATATGGAAGGCCATGGAGTTGTTGAAGTTGATATACCTGACATAGAGCCAGTGCCAGGTTCCAA GCTTGAAGCACAGATGCGCGCTGAAGGGCATATAATATCAAGAGATTTTATGTCCCCCGAGGATAGAGAATGGCTGGAGATGGATATTGAAGATAGCATTGCTTTGGCTGGGGGAGAGTATGAAATACCATTTTATGAAAATGATGAGTGGGTCAAACAGTTTGGGAGTAAACC GGAAAAAGGTCGGTACCGATATGCTGGCGAATGGAAGCAAGGCAGAATGCATGGATGCGGCGTCTATGAAGTGAATGAGCGTGTAATTTTT GGTAGGTTTTACTTCGGAGAGTTTGTTGACGAGGCAACCGACTGCGATGAGGACATTTCAGCG TTGCATTCAGGATTAGCAGAAGTAGCTGCTGCTAAGGCTCGAATGTTTGCTAACAAACCAGATGGAA TGGTCAGGGAAGAGAGAGGTCCCTATAGTGATCCTCAACACCCCTATTTTTACGAGGAAGACGATGTGTGGATGGCACCGGGTTTTGTGAACCAATTCTATGAA GTTCCTGATTATTGGAAAAGATATGTGCATGATGTGGACCAGGAAAGAGAAATGTGGTTAAATTCCTTCTATAAAGCTCCTCTTAGATTACCTATGCCGTCTGAGCTCGAGCATTGGTGGTCAAAAG ATGAAGAACCAGAATTTATTATTCTTAACAAGGAACCTGAACCTGATCCTGAAGACCCATCAAAGCTCATATATACTGAAGATCCTGTCATCCTGCATACCAAAACTGGACGAATAATAAATTATGTGGAGGATGAGGAACATGGTATACGCCTGTTTTATCAACCACCTCTAAAAGATGGAGAAGATTTGGATATTGAGAAGGTCGAGTTCTTACCCCTAGGTTTTGATGAATTTTACGGAAAAGAGACGGTGGTGAAGAAGGAAAACTTCTGGCAGCGAGTTCTAACTTCAGTGGAAAATACATGCAAGCCGGTGCTTGAAAACCTTGAGAAATGGACCGAGGAGAAGAAAAAAACTAGTGAGATGAAAATAAAGCTGCTTGAAGAAGAACGTGCACTGGCTGAGGCCGAATTGGCTCTAGAAGAGGCGATTGAGGACATGGATGATGAGTTGAAGATGcaagaggaagaggaagaggaagagaAGGCTGCGGAATTGGATTTGCTGGAGAAAGAGGATATTTCTACATTACCAACTCAAGCTCAGAAACCTATAAACGAAGAGGAAGAAGGGgctgaagaagaggaagaggaagaagatgaggaTGATGCTGCACCATCGAGTTTTGGATCTGTAGTCCAAGATGGGGACCCCACAAAGCGTGATCAGAAGGAAAAGAAACCTGGAGAATCTCCTTTCTCGTCATGTACACTGTCACTGCCTTCTTGTACCTTTCTTTCAGCT ATTCCTTCTGGCATACAAAGATCATTTTCGGCTTGGAAGAACAGATTGCCTCAAAAACCATATCTCGACTTGCCTGCAGAATCCCATGATGTTCTTTCTGTAAGAGTTGGTTCTGTCAGCTTTCCCACCCGCATTGGCCAAAAGGGAAGCTTAAGGGCAAAAGGTTGTACTAATGAGAAGTTAGGATTAAGTCACTACTCGAATGGAAATGTGTCTCAGTTACGATCCTTATCTCGGATTCTCTCGAATTCCTCAGCTTATGAAAATCCAAAAAGGAGGCTAAAGATGCCTCTGAGACAAGAGAACCGTATTTGGCTGCATACAGCACCGGTGGGCGATTTGGACAAACTTTTGTCATTGCACAGCCAAGTGTGTTCCTCAGAATCACATACTGAAACAACCATTTGTGAGCAGtctttttctatctttaaagGTTAG
- the LOC126666244 gene encoding uncharacterized protein At4g22758: protein MPTTPKSNIRRGQEPEKNRKNKLKEKASSFHGKLPMEVPESRLRRPNTVPDLLGGRSMSAGASFTEARPKLTKLLLNVTVQGSVGAVQVLMSPESTVGELITATMKQYMKEGRRPIISADASEFDLHYSQFSLESLDREEKLMALGSRNFFLCATKTAVYDGASCSISINNAAITTSSCSNEVQKAVKTAGSSWLKFIDFLL, encoded by the exons ATGCCTACAACTCCAAAGAGTAATATCCGAAGAGGACAGGAGCCAGAGAAAAATCGTAAAAACAAGTTAAAAGAGAAAGCGTCGTCGTTTCACGGAAAACTACCTATGGAAGTACCGGAATCTCGGCTTCGCCGCCCGAACACAGTACCGGACTTGCTCGGAGGACGGAGTATGTCCGCTGGAGCCTCTTTCACGGAAGCGAGACCGAAGTTAACAAAACTATTACTAAACGTAACGGTTCAAGGCAGTGTTGGTGCCGTACAGGTTTTGATGTCGCCGGAATCCACCGTCGGTGAGTTGATTACGGCTACTATGAAGCAGTACATGAAGGAAGGCCGCCGTCCGATTATTTCGGCGGATGCTTCGGAGTTTGATCTCCATTACTCGCAGTTTAGCTTGGAAA GTCTTGACAGAGAGGAGAAGCTAATGGCGTTAGGTTCGAGAAATTTCTTCTTATGCGCGACAAAAACGGCGGTTTATGACGGTGCAAGTTGCAGCATCAGCATCAACAACGCAGCAATAACGACGTCGTCTTGTTCAAATGAAGTTCAGAAGGCAGTTAAAACTGCAGGTTCATCTTGGTTAAAATTCATAGATTTCTTGCTGTAA